The genomic DNA TGTGCCCGATTTACCCGCTGACCTGCGCGCCGAACGATATGATGATGGCAATGAACGCCATGCACCGTCGCTACTGGTTCACCGACGTCCACGTGCGCGGTAAATATCCGCAGCATCTGCTGAACTACTTCGAGCGCCGCGGCTTTGCGCTGGATATCACTGAGGAAGACCGCCAGGCGCTGACGCAGGGCTGCGTCGACTACATCGGCTTTAGCTACTATATGTCGTTTGCCACCAAGGCGACCGAAGACAACCCGCAGCTCGACTATGACGAAACGACCAGCCTGGTCTCTAACCCGTACGTGCAGAAGTCCGACTGGGGCTGGCAGATTGACCCGGTAGGCCTGCGCTACTCGCTGAACTGGTTCTACGACCACTATCAGCTGCCGCTGTTTATCGTTGAAAACGGTTTTGGCGCGATTGACGTGCTGGAGAGCGACGGCACCGTAAACGACCAGTACCGTATCGACTATCTCTCTGCACACATTGCCGAAATGAAAAAAGCGGTGGTAGAGGATGGCGTGGATCTGATGGGCTACACCCCGTGGGGCTGTATTGACCTGGTGTCCGCCGGCACGGGCGAAATGAAAAAGCGCTACGGCTTTATCTACGTGGATAAAGATAACGAAGGCAACGGCACGCTGGCGCGCAGCCGCAAAAAATCTTTTGCCTGGTACCAACGGGTCATTGCGACCAACGGTGGTGAGCTTTAACTCACTGAATTAAAAATATAAAACCCCGCTTGTCGGGGTTTATTTTTATTGTGTCTTATACTGAGTGGGGCCCCATTCGCCGCTTTGCTTGATCCTGGTCAATCATCACAGGTATGGCGCAATCGAAAAAAAGCGGTATAATCCCGCGATTTTTTTTGTGGTTGCCCTATTCAAAGGAGAAAGAGAATGAAGATTGTGGAAGTGAAACACCCACTCGTCAAACACAAGCTGGGCCTGATGCGTGAGAACGACATTAGTACCAAACGCTTCCGTGAACTCGCCTCCGAAGTCGGCAGCCTGCTGACTTATGAAGCCACCGCCGATCTGGAAACGGAAAAGGTCACTATCGAAGGCTGGAACGGCCCGGTAGAAATCGACCAGATTAAGGGTAAGAAAATTACCGTTGTGCCAATCCTGCGCGCAGGCCTGGGCATGATGGACGGTGTACTGGAAAACGTTCCGAGCGCGCGTATCAGCGTAGTCGGTATCTACCGTAATGAAGAAACGCTTGAGCCAGTACCGTATTTCCAGAAGCTGGTGTCCAACATTGATGAGCGTATGGCGCTGATCGTTGACCCTATGCTGGCGACCGGCGGCTCTGTTATCGCGACCATCGATCTGCTGAAAAATGCGGGTTGCACCAGCATTAAGGTGCTGGTACTGGTTGCCGCGCCGGAAGGTATCGCGGCGCTGGAAAAAGCGCATCCGGACATCGAGCTGTATACCGCGTCGATCGACCAGGGGCTGAACGAGCACGGATACATTATTCCGGGCCTCGGCGATGCCGGTGATAAGATTTTTGGTACGAAGTAAACGAAAAAATAAAAAGAGCCGACTTTGATAGTCGGCTTTTTTTTGAATAAAAAAACCTGACTAATAACACAGAGGAAAACACAATGACGCGCCGTGCAATTGGGGTAAGTGAAAGACCACCGCTTTTACAGACCATCCCGCTTAGCTTGCAGCATTTATTCGCCATGTTTGGCGCAACCGTGCTGGTGCCTGTTCTGTTCCACATTAACCCGGCGACGGTACTGCTGTTCAACGGTATCGGGACGCTGCTGTATCTCTTTATCTGTAAAGGTAAAATTCCGGCTTACCTCGGCTCGAGCTTTGCCTTTATTTCGCCGGTTCTGCTGCTGCTGCCGTTAGGTTACGAAGTCGCGCTGGGCGGCTTTATTATGTGCGGCGTGCTGTTCTGCCTGGTTTCTTTCATCGTGAAGAAAGCGGGTACCGGCTGGCTGGACGTGATGTTCCCGCCGGCGGCGATGGGCGCAATCGTTGCCGTCATCGGTCTGGAGCTGGCGGGCGTAGCGGCGAATATGGCGGGCCTGCTGCCGCCGGACGGCCAGTCTGCGGACACTAAAACCATCATTATTTCGATGGTTACGCTGGGCGTGACCGTCTTCGGCTCTGTGCTGTTCCGTGGTTTCCTGGCGATCATCCCGATTCTGATCGGCGTGCTGGTGGGCTACGCGCTCTCCTTCGTGATGGGCGTGGTTGATACGACGCCTATCGCCCAGGCACACTGGTTCGCGCTGCCGACCTTCTACACCCCGCGCTTTGAGTGGTTTGCCATTTTCACCATTCTGCCCGCGGCGCTGGTGGTGATTGCCGAGCACGTTGGTCACCTGGTGGTGACGGCGAACATCGTTAAAAAAGATCTGATTCGTGACCCGGGTCTGCATCGCTCGATGTTT from Klebsiella sp. WP3-W18-ESBL-02 includes the following:
- the upp gene encoding uracil phosphoribosyltransferase yields the protein MKIVEVKHPLVKHKLGLMRENDISTKRFRELASEVGSLLTYEATADLETEKVTIEGWNGPVEIDQIKGKKITVVPILRAGLGMMDGVLENVPSARISVVGIYRNEETLEPVPYFQKLVSNIDERMALIVDPMLATGGSVIATIDLLKNAGCTSIKVLVLVAAPEGIAALEKAHPDIELYTASIDQGLNEHGYIIPGLGDAGDKIFGTK
- the uraA gene encoding uracil permease; this translates as MTRRAIGVSERPPLLQTIPLSLQHLFAMFGATVLVPVLFHINPATVLLFNGIGTLLYLFICKGKIPAYLGSSFAFISPVLLLLPLGYEVALGGFIMCGVLFCLVSFIVKKAGTGWLDVMFPPAAMGAIVAVIGLELAGVAANMAGLLPPDGQSADTKTIIISMVTLGVTVFGSVLFRGFLAIIPILIGVLVGYALSFVMGVVDTTPIAQAHWFALPTFYTPRFEWFAIFTILPAALVVIAEHVGHLVVTANIVKKDLIRDPGLHRSMFANGLSTVISGFFGSTPNTTYGENIGVMAITRVYSTWVIGGAAIIAILLSCVGKLAAAIQIIPLPVMGGVSLLLYGVIGASGIRVLIESKVDYSKAQNLILTSVILIIGVSGAKVHIGAAELKGMALATIVGICLSLIFKLISVLRPEEVVLDAADSDEAKS